One Rosa chinensis cultivar Old Blush chromosome 3, RchiOBHm-V2, whole genome shotgun sequence DNA window includes the following coding sequences:
- the LOC112194331 gene encoding receptor-like protein 33 produces the protein MLFDYNGSKSSFLQIRHLILASNKLRAFPDFLRNQSILYHLDLSNNQIQGMIPNWILILKTLNSLDLSGNSFASLEAPLPNSTSALSSLDLHSNKLQGEVPNWIFSLKSLNSLDLSGNSLASLEAPLPNSTSALSSLDLHSNKLQGEVPNWIFSLKSLNSLDLSGNSLASLEAPLPNSTSALSSLNFHSNKLQSHLTYLDLSGNQIQGQIPNWIWIFDSLQELNLSCNSLESLEAPLLNSSYVLSSIDLHSNQLQGHFPLFLSSSYLDYSRNNFSSSIPTDIGDFISGSYLSLSSNNFHGAIPKSICNTRGNVLDLSNNSLSGNIPQCLTQSLSHVVIDLRRNNLSGTIPDNFLKGCNLQTLDLSNNQIQGKFPKSLVNCSKLEVSNIGNNNIADTFPCFLMSLTTLRVLVLRTNKFYGSIGCPKTNGTWPVLQIIDLAHNNFSGDMPGRLSLTWQAMVSNKDDSPTNLGFSSGFSSGFSSNHRCKNNPTLRECYSYGGETYNRETYIRETYIDFYYRDTITTIIKGLELDVVKILTIFTLIDYSSNKFNGSIPEEIGELKSLHVLNLSGNAFTGKIPSSFGKMRQLESLDLSKNHLSGQIPPEFANLNFLSHLNVSYNQLTGRIPTNTQFSTFPSTSFEGNKGLWGPPLTSDVVLPPPILNGSSSDPNSGDEIDWDVICVEIGFTCGFGIVIGSLLFCKRWRKWYYRAMCSFLFKIFPQLEQRFGNHRRHVYVNTRR, from the exons ATGTTGTTTGATTACAATGGCAGTAAATCCTCCTTCCTTCAGATTCGCCACTTGATATTGGCTTCTAACAAGTTGAGAGCATTCCCAGATTTCTTGAGAAATCAGTCCATATTATACCACTTGGACCTTTCAAACAACCAGATTCAAGGCATGATACCTAATTGGATTTTgat TCTCAAAACTCTTAATTCCCTTGATCTTTCTGGCAACTCCTTTGCAAGTCTTGAAGCTCCTCTTCCTAATTCCACTTCTGCTTTATCTTCTCTGGACCTTCATTCCAACAAGCTTCAAGGTGAGGTACCTAATTGGATTTTCAGTCTCAAATCTCTCAATTCCCTTGATCTTTCTGGCAACTCCTTGGCAAGTCTTGAAGCTCCTCTTCCTAATTCCACTTCTGCTTTATCTTCTCTGGACCTTCATTCCAACAAGCTTCAAGGTGAGGTACCTAATTGGATTTTCAGTCTCAAATCTCTCAATTCCCTTGATCTTTCTGGCAACTCCTTGGCAAGTCTTGAAGCTCCTCTTCCTAATTCCACTTCTGCTTTATCTTCTCTGAACTTTCATTCCAACAAGCTTCAATCCCATTTAACCTACTTGGACCTCTCGGGCAACCAGATTCAAGGACAGATACCcaattggatttggatttttgATTCTCTGCAAGAACTAAATCTTTCTTGTAACTCCTTGGAAAGTTTAGAAGCTCCTCTACTTAATTCTAGCTATGTTCTGTCATCGATTGATCTTCATTCAAACCAGCTTCAGGGACATTTCCCCTTGTTCTTAAGTAGTAGTTATCTAGATTATTCAAGAAATAATTTCAGCTCTAGTATACCGACTGACATTGGTGACTTCATTTCTGGGTCTTACCTTTCTCTTTCAAGCAATAACTTTCACGGAGCCATTCCAAAATCAATATGCAATACAAGGGGTAATGTTCTTGATCTGTCCAATAATTCCTTGAGTGGAAACATTCCCCAATGCTTGACTCAATCACTTTCACATGTGGTCATTGATTTGAGAAGAAACAACCTGAGTGGCACAATTCCTGATAATTTTCTCAAGGGTTGCAATCTACAAACTCTAGACCTCAGTAACAATCAGATACAAGGCAAGTTTCCAAAATCTCTTGTCAACTGCTCAAAGTTAGAGGTTTCAAACATTGGAAACAATAACATAGCTGATACTTTTCCATGCTTTTTAATGAGCTTAACCACATTGCGTGTCCTTGTTTTGCGGACCAACAAGTTTTATGGAAGCATTGGATGTCCCAAGACCAATGGCACATGGCCTGTGCTTCAAATAATAGATTTAGCTCACAACAATTTCAGTGGTGATATGCCAGGAAGATTGTCTCTAACATGGCAGGCTATGGTGTCTAATAAGGATGATTCTCCAACTAACCTTGGATTTTCTTCTGGATTTTCTTCTGGATTTTCTTCTAATCACCGGTGCAAGAATAATCCAACTCTTAGAGAATGTTATTCGTATGGTGGAGAAACATATAATAGAGAAACATATATTAGAGAAACATATATTGACTTTTATTATAGAGATACAATTACAACTATCATCAAAGGTTTAGAATTGGATGTGGTTAAGATTTTAACTATATTCACCTTGATTGACTACTCCTCCAACAAGTTCAACGGATCAATACCTGAGGAAATTGGAGAGTTGAAATCACTACATGTTCTCAACTTATCCGGTAATGCTTTCACCGGAAAAATCCCATCATCATTTGGTAAGATGCGGCAATTGGAGTCCTTAGATCTCTCAAAGAACCACTTGAGCGGCCAAATTCCCCCCGAGTTTGCAAATCTCAATTTCCTTTCGCACTTGAATGTCTCATATAATCAATTGACAGGAAGGATCCCAACCAACACTCAGTTTTCGACATTTCCAAGTACCTCCTTTGAGGGTAATAAAGGATTATGGGGGCCTCCTCTGACATCGGATGTAGTATTGCCGCCACCAATTTTAAATGGAAGCTCAAGTGATCCGAATTCTGGAGATGAGATTGATTGGGATGTTATCTGTGTTGAAATTGGATTTACatgtgggtttggaattgtCATTGGGTcacttttgttttgcaaaagATGGAGGAAATGGTATTACAGAGCTATGTGTAGTTTTCTTTTCAAGATATTCCCTCAGTTGGAGCAGAGATTTGGTAATCATAGAAGACACGTCTACGTAAACACAAGGCGTTGA